A region of Coccinella septempunctata chromosome 5, icCocSept1.1, whole genome shotgun sequence DNA encodes the following proteins:
- the LOC123313779 gene encoding protein Skeletor, isoforms B/C isoform X4, whose product MIDRKGIVLAVMLLVYEGALCAKHPEPYYGKLIGKLKNFAHGIKGTAYAIDESTIFIKSFSYDGMGPDAYFWVGNSPRPSPEGIIVAYPEDYIGRDPPVLKAYNNTDVILRLPGGKRIRDIKWLSVWCRRFTVDFGEVFIPPNLEVPKPRVLPEFKRLAHGLRSDNISILDAKTFYIPNLHYDGAGPDAYFWVGNGSEPTPYGIKVPNEMGSLDVLRGYQGEDIEIQLPGSLTVYDVDWLAVWCVRYRHNFGHVMIPKDLDVPPALGQTKISTSTSPKPTGARNCREFLDKRLQVNWEIIGDFIEITLSAKIREDQYVAFGLSGAEGRAQMIGGDVTVAFYDTDSRTFKAIDYYMTHTAQCDGKSGVCPDERIGGRNDVTLISGRRDNGVTTIKYRRLLQTNEAVNDKPIPSSGEVSVIAAFGPLNSRKEANAHSMTDKTKDDYRIDFSTMDDNDCSVTLVDLVDTSGPKPWPPAMIIGENTLYAKIGPTGGRRGYTAITHFPSWGIAWYINDLLIPEITVERGQTYTFIVEGGNDKTNPSKYHPFYISDSPEGGFGQKSPEDQVKQKIFAGVGYDANGIPFPTAAGRYCEYVHKSIDMSTESESFEDYFKTLNLECEEGEPAFFNWTVPTDAPNELYYQCYTHNNLGWKIKVVDPGYNSQHNAKDKATSLHRNNIYITGVVMGFLTIITNIKTRCYIF is encoded by the exons GAGCTTTATGCGCAAAACATCCTGAACCATATTATGGGAAGCTGATAggcaaattgaaaaattttgccCATGGCATCAAAGGTACAGCGTATGCCATCGATGAAAGTACGATTTTCATCAAAAGCTTCTCGTACGATGGTATGGGCCCTGATGCCTACTTTTGGGTAGGAAACTCTCCCAGGCCAAGTCCTGAGGGTATTATTGTAGCGTATCCTGAAGACTACATCGGGAG GGATCCCCCGGTGTTGAAGGCTTACAATAATACTGATGTGATCCTCAGACTGCCTGGCGGCAAGAGAATCAGGGACATAAAATGGCTTTCGGTCTGGTGTAGGCGATTCACC GTAGACTTTGGGGAGGTCTTCATACCCCCTAATTTGGAGGTTCCCAAACCTCGTGTGTTGCCAGAATTCAAACGACTGGCACATGGACTGAGATCTGACAATATTAGTATCTTAGATGCCAAGACTTTTTACATACCCAATTTACACTACGACGGAGCAGGACCAGACGCCTATTTCTGGGTTGGAAATGGGTCAGAACCCACACCCTACGGTATTAAG GTTCCAAATGAAATGGGCTCTCTCGATGTGCTCAGAGGGTATCAGGGTGAAGATATCGAAATTCAGCTACCAGGATCTTTAACAGTGTACGACGTGGATTGGCTAGCAGTTTGGTGTGTGAGATACAGGCACAACTTTGGTCATGTGATGATACCCAAGGATCTGGACGTGCCACCAGCTTTGGGACAGACCAAAATTTCG ACGAGCACTAGCCCCAAACCTACGGGGGCAAGGAATTGTAGAGAGTTCTTGGACAAAAGGTTGCAAGTGAACTGGGAAATCATCggagatttcattgaaataacaCTATCAGCTAAGATCAGGGAAGATCAGTATGTAGCTTTCGGACTATCAGGAGCAGAAGGAAGGGCTCAAATG ATCGGTGGTGACGTAACAGTGGCGTTCTACGATACCGACAGCAGGACATTCAAAGCCATCGACTACTACATGACCCACACGGCTCAGTGCGACGGTAAATCTGGAGTTTGTCCTGATGAGAGAATAGGGGGTCGAAACGATGTCACCCTGATTTCTGGAAGGAGGGATAATGGTGTTACGACCATCAAATATAGGAGGTTGTTGCAGACTAATGAAGCTGTGAATGACAA GCCAATACCTTCAAGTGGTGAGGTGAGCGTTATAGCAGCTTTTGGTCCCCTGAATTCAAGAAAAGAGGCCAACGCCCATTCCATGACTGATAAAACGAAGGATGACTACAGAATAGATTTCAGCACAATGGACGACAATGACTGTTCTGTGACTTTGGTGGACCTAGTTGATACTTCAGGGCCAAAACCTTGGCCTCCTGCGATGATTATTG GTGAAAATACTCTTTACGCAAAGATTGGACCTACCGGAGGTAGAAGGGGCTACACAGCCATCACCCATTTTCCCTCTTGGGGCATCGCTTGGTACATCAACGATCTTCTAATACCCGAAATCACGGTCGAAAGGGGTCAGACGTACACTTTTATCGTCGAAGGGGGTAACGACAAAACCAACCCTTCGAAATATCATCCCTTCTACATAAGCGACTCGCCTGAGGGTGGTTTTGGACAAAAGAGCCCCGAGGATCAAGTGAAACAGAAG attTTTGCTGGCGTGGGCTATGACGCCAACGGCATTCCCTTCCCGACAGCAGCAGGTAGATATTGCGAATATGTCcacaaatccatcgatatgtcCACGGAAAGTGAATCATTCGAAGATTATTTCAAAACTCTAAATCTAGAATGCGAAGAGGGAGAACCTGCCTTTTTCAATTGGACCGTACCAACTGACGCACCAAACGAACTctattaccag TGCTATACCCACAACAACCTAGGGtggaaaataaaagttgtagaccCGGGTTACAATTCACAACATAATGCCAAAGACAAAGCTACCAGCCTTCACCGCAACAATATCTACATTACAGGTGTAGTCATGGGTTTTTTGACAATAATAACTAATATTAAAACTAGATGTTATATTTTTTAA
- the LOC123313779 gene encoding protein Skeletor, isoforms B/C isoform X2, giving the protein MIDRKGIVLAVMLLVYEGALCAKHPEPYYGKLIGKLKNFAHGIKGTAYAIDESTIFIKSFSYDGMGPDAYFWVGNSPRPSPEGIIVAYPEDYIGRDPPVLKAYNNTDVILRLPGGKRIRDIKWLSVWCRRFTVDFGEVFIPPNLEVPKPRVLPEFKRLAHGLRSDNISILDAKTFYIPNLHYDGAGPDAYFWVGNGSEPTPYGIKVPNEMGSLDVLRGYQGEDIEIQLPGSLTVYDVDWLAVWCVRYRHNFGHVMIPKDLDVPPALGQTKISPPWWYNPTSTSPKPTGARNCREFLDKRLQVNWEIIGDFIEITLSAKIREDQYVAFGLSGAEGRAQMIGGDVTVAFYDTDSRTFKAIDYYMTHTAQCDGKSGVCPDERIGGRNDVTLISGRRDNGVTTIKYRRLLQTNEAVNDKPIPSSGEVSVIAAFGPLNSRKEANAHSMTDKTKDDYRIDFSTMDDNDCSVTLVDLVDTSGPKPWPPAMIIGENTLYAKIGPTGGRRGYTAITHFPSWGIAWYINDLLIPEITVERGQTYTFIVEGGNDKTNPSKYHPFYISDSPEGGFGQKSPEDQVKQKIFAGVGYDANGIPFPTAAGRYCEYVHKSIDMSTESESFEDYFKTLNLECEEGEPAFFNWTVPTDAPNELYYQCYTHNNLGWKIKVVDPGYNSQHNAKDKATSLHRNNIYITGVVMGFLTIITNIKTRCYIF; this is encoded by the exons GAGCTTTATGCGCAAAACATCCTGAACCATATTATGGGAAGCTGATAggcaaattgaaaaattttgccCATGGCATCAAAGGTACAGCGTATGCCATCGATGAAAGTACGATTTTCATCAAAAGCTTCTCGTACGATGGTATGGGCCCTGATGCCTACTTTTGGGTAGGAAACTCTCCCAGGCCAAGTCCTGAGGGTATTATTGTAGCGTATCCTGAAGACTACATCGGGAG GGATCCCCCGGTGTTGAAGGCTTACAATAATACTGATGTGATCCTCAGACTGCCTGGCGGCAAGAGAATCAGGGACATAAAATGGCTTTCGGTCTGGTGTAGGCGATTCACC GTAGACTTTGGGGAGGTCTTCATACCCCCTAATTTGGAGGTTCCCAAACCTCGTGTGTTGCCAGAATTCAAACGACTGGCACATGGACTGAGATCTGACAATATTAGTATCTTAGATGCCAAGACTTTTTACATACCCAATTTACACTACGACGGAGCAGGACCAGACGCCTATTTCTGGGTTGGAAATGGGTCAGAACCCACACCCTACGGTATTAAG GTTCCAAATGAAATGGGCTCTCTCGATGTGCTCAGAGGGTATCAGGGTGAAGATATCGAAATTCAGCTACCAGGATCTTTAACAGTGTACGACGTGGATTGGCTAGCAGTTTGGTGTGTGAGATACAGGCACAACTTTGGTCATGTGATGATACCCAAGGATCTGGACGTGCCACCAGCTTTGGGACAGACCAAAATTTCG CCGCCTTGGTGGTATAATCCT ACGAGCACTAGCCCCAAACCTACGGGGGCAAGGAATTGTAGAGAGTTCTTGGACAAAAGGTTGCAAGTGAACTGGGAAATCATCggagatttcattgaaataacaCTATCAGCTAAGATCAGGGAAGATCAGTATGTAGCTTTCGGACTATCAGGAGCAGAAGGAAGGGCTCAAATG ATCGGTGGTGACGTAACAGTGGCGTTCTACGATACCGACAGCAGGACATTCAAAGCCATCGACTACTACATGACCCACACGGCTCAGTGCGACGGTAAATCTGGAGTTTGTCCTGATGAGAGAATAGGGGGTCGAAACGATGTCACCCTGATTTCTGGAAGGAGGGATAATGGTGTTACGACCATCAAATATAGGAGGTTGTTGCAGACTAATGAAGCTGTGAATGACAA GCCAATACCTTCAAGTGGTGAGGTGAGCGTTATAGCAGCTTTTGGTCCCCTGAATTCAAGAAAAGAGGCCAACGCCCATTCCATGACTGATAAAACGAAGGATGACTACAGAATAGATTTCAGCACAATGGACGACAATGACTGTTCTGTGACTTTGGTGGACCTAGTTGATACTTCAGGGCCAAAACCTTGGCCTCCTGCGATGATTATTG GTGAAAATACTCTTTACGCAAAGATTGGACCTACCGGAGGTAGAAGGGGCTACACAGCCATCACCCATTTTCCCTCTTGGGGCATCGCTTGGTACATCAACGATCTTCTAATACCCGAAATCACGGTCGAAAGGGGTCAGACGTACACTTTTATCGTCGAAGGGGGTAACGACAAAACCAACCCTTCGAAATATCATCCCTTCTACATAAGCGACTCGCCTGAGGGTGGTTTTGGACAAAAGAGCCCCGAGGATCAAGTGAAACAGAAG attTTTGCTGGCGTGGGCTATGACGCCAACGGCATTCCCTTCCCGACAGCAGCAGGTAGATATTGCGAATATGTCcacaaatccatcgatatgtcCACGGAAAGTGAATCATTCGAAGATTATTTCAAAACTCTAAATCTAGAATGCGAAGAGGGAGAACCTGCCTTTTTCAATTGGACCGTACCAACTGACGCACCAAACGAACTctattaccag TGCTATACCCACAACAACCTAGGGtggaaaataaaagttgtagaccCGGGTTACAATTCACAACATAATGCCAAAGACAAAGCTACCAGCCTTCACCGCAACAATATCTACATTACAGGTGTAGTCATGGGTTTTTTGACAATAATAACTAATATTAAAACTAGATGTTATATTTTTTAA
- the LOC123313779 gene encoding protein Skeletor, isoforms B/C isoform X3, with translation MIDRKGIVLAVMLLVYEGALCAKHPEPYYGKLIGKLKNFAHGIKGTAYAIDESTIFIKSFSYDGMGPDAYFWVGNSPRPSPEGIIVAYPEDYIGSRDPPVLKAYNNTDVILRLPGGKRIRDIKWLSVWCRRFTVDFGEVFIPPNLEVPKPRVLPEFKRLAHGLRSDNISILDAKTFYIPNLHYDGAGPDAYFWVGNGSEPTPYGIKVPNEMGSLDVLRGYQGEDIEIQLPGSLTVYDVDWLAVWCVRYRHNFGHVMIPKDLDVPPALGQTKISTSTSPKPTGARNCREFLDKRLQVNWEIIGDFIEITLSAKIREDQYVAFGLSGAEGRAQMIGGDVTVAFYDTDSRTFKAIDYYMTHTAQCDGKSGVCPDERIGGRNDVTLISGRRDNGVTTIKYRRLLQTNEAVNDKPIPSSGEVSVIAAFGPLNSRKEANAHSMTDKTKDDYRIDFSTMDDNDCSVTLVDLVDTSGPKPWPPAMIIGENTLYAKIGPTGGRRGYTAITHFPSWGIAWYINDLLIPEITVERGQTYTFIVEGGNDKTNPSKYHPFYISDSPEGGFGQKSPEDQVKQKIFAGVGYDANGIPFPTAAGRYCEYVHKSIDMSTESESFEDYFKTLNLECEEGEPAFFNWTVPTDAPNELYYQCYTHNNLGWKIKVVDPGYNSQHNAKDKATSLHRNNIYITGVVMGFLTIITNIKTRCYIF, from the exons GAGCTTTATGCGCAAAACATCCTGAACCATATTATGGGAAGCTGATAggcaaattgaaaaattttgccCATGGCATCAAAGGTACAGCGTATGCCATCGATGAAAGTACGATTTTCATCAAAAGCTTCTCGTACGATGGTATGGGCCCTGATGCCTACTTTTGGGTAGGAAACTCTCCCAGGCCAAGTCCTGAGGGTATTATTGTAGCGTATCCTGAAGACTACATCGGGAG CAGGGATCCCCCGGTGTTGAAGGCTTACAATAATACTGATGTGATCCTCAGACTGCCTGGCGGCAAGAGAATCAGGGACATAAAATGGCTTTCGGTCTGGTGTAGGCGATTCACC GTAGACTTTGGGGAGGTCTTCATACCCCCTAATTTGGAGGTTCCCAAACCTCGTGTGTTGCCAGAATTCAAACGACTGGCACATGGACTGAGATCTGACAATATTAGTATCTTAGATGCCAAGACTTTTTACATACCCAATTTACACTACGACGGAGCAGGACCAGACGCCTATTTCTGGGTTGGAAATGGGTCAGAACCCACACCCTACGGTATTAAG GTTCCAAATGAAATGGGCTCTCTCGATGTGCTCAGAGGGTATCAGGGTGAAGATATCGAAATTCAGCTACCAGGATCTTTAACAGTGTACGACGTGGATTGGCTAGCAGTTTGGTGTGTGAGATACAGGCACAACTTTGGTCATGTGATGATACCCAAGGATCTGGACGTGCCACCAGCTTTGGGACAGACCAAAATTTCG ACGAGCACTAGCCCCAAACCTACGGGGGCAAGGAATTGTAGAGAGTTCTTGGACAAAAGGTTGCAAGTGAACTGGGAAATCATCggagatttcattgaaataacaCTATCAGCTAAGATCAGGGAAGATCAGTATGTAGCTTTCGGACTATCAGGAGCAGAAGGAAGGGCTCAAATG ATCGGTGGTGACGTAACAGTGGCGTTCTACGATACCGACAGCAGGACATTCAAAGCCATCGACTACTACATGACCCACACGGCTCAGTGCGACGGTAAATCTGGAGTTTGTCCTGATGAGAGAATAGGGGGTCGAAACGATGTCACCCTGATTTCTGGAAGGAGGGATAATGGTGTTACGACCATCAAATATAGGAGGTTGTTGCAGACTAATGAAGCTGTGAATGACAA GCCAATACCTTCAAGTGGTGAGGTGAGCGTTATAGCAGCTTTTGGTCCCCTGAATTCAAGAAAAGAGGCCAACGCCCATTCCATGACTGATAAAACGAAGGATGACTACAGAATAGATTTCAGCACAATGGACGACAATGACTGTTCTGTGACTTTGGTGGACCTAGTTGATACTTCAGGGCCAAAACCTTGGCCTCCTGCGATGATTATTG GTGAAAATACTCTTTACGCAAAGATTGGACCTACCGGAGGTAGAAGGGGCTACACAGCCATCACCCATTTTCCCTCTTGGGGCATCGCTTGGTACATCAACGATCTTCTAATACCCGAAATCACGGTCGAAAGGGGTCAGACGTACACTTTTATCGTCGAAGGGGGTAACGACAAAACCAACCCTTCGAAATATCATCCCTTCTACATAAGCGACTCGCCTGAGGGTGGTTTTGGACAAAAGAGCCCCGAGGATCAAGTGAAACAGAAG attTTTGCTGGCGTGGGCTATGACGCCAACGGCATTCCCTTCCCGACAGCAGCAGGTAGATATTGCGAATATGTCcacaaatccatcgatatgtcCACGGAAAGTGAATCATTCGAAGATTATTTCAAAACTCTAAATCTAGAATGCGAAGAGGGAGAACCTGCCTTTTTCAATTGGACCGTACCAACTGACGCACCAAACGAACTctattaccag TGCTATACCCACAACAACCTAGGGtggaaaataaaagttgtagaccCGGGTTACAATTCACAACATAATGCCAAAGACAAAGCTACCAGCCTTCACCGCAACAATATCTACATTACAGGTGTAGTCATGGGTTTTTTGACAATAATAACTAATATTAAAACTAGATGTTATATTTTTTAA
- the LOC123313779 gene encoding protein Skeletor, isoforms B/C isoform X1, with translation MIDRKGIVLAVMLLVYEGALCAKHPEPYYGKLIGKLKNFAHGIKGTAYAIDESTIFIKSFSYDGMGPDAYFWVGNSPRPSPEGIIVAYPEDYIGSRDPPVLKAYNNTDVILRLPGGKRIRDIKWLSVWCRRFTVDFGEVFIPPNLEVPKPRVLPEFKRLAHGLRSDNISILDAKTFYIPNLHYDGAGPDAYFWVGNGSEPTPYGIKVPNEMGSLDVLRGYQGEDIEIQLPGSLTVYDVDWLAVWCVRYRHNFGHVMIPKDLDVPPALGQTKISPPWWYNPTSTSPKPTGARNCREFLDKRLQVNWEIIGDFIEITLSAKIREDQYVAFGLSGAEGRAQMIGGDVTVAFYDTDSRTFKAIDYYMTHTAQCDGKSGVCPDERIGGRNDVTLISGRRDNGVTTIKYRRLLQTNEAVNDKPIPSSGEVSVIAAFGPLNSRKEANAHSMTDKTKDDYRIDFSTMDDNDCSVTLVDLVDTSGPKPWPPAMIIGENTLYAKIGPTGGRRGYTAITHFPSWGIAWYINDLLIPEITVERGQTYTFIVEGGNDKTNPSKYHPFYISDSPEGGFGQKSPEDQVKQKIFAGVGYDANGIPFPTAAGRYCEYVHKSIDMSTESESFEDYFKTLNLECEEGEPAFFNWTVPTDAPNELYYQCYTHNNLGWKIKVVDPGYNSQHNAKDKATSLHRNNIYITGVVMGFLTIITNIKTRCYIF, from the exons GAGCTTTATGCGCAAAACATCCTGAACCATATTATGGGAAGCTGATAggcaaattgaaaaattttgccCATGGCATCAAAGGTACAGCGTATGCCATCGATGAAAGTACGATTTTCATCAAAAGCTTCTCGTACGATGGTATGGGCCCTGATGCCTACTTTTGGGTAGGAAACTCTCCCAGGCCAAGTCCTGAGGGTATTATTGTAGCGTATCCTGAAGACTACATCGGGAG CAGGGATCCCCCGGTGTTGAAGGCTTACAATAATACTGATGTGATCCTCAGACTGCCTGGCGGCAAGAGAATCAGGGACATAAAATGGCTTTCGGTCTGGTGTAGGCGATTCACC GTAGACTTTGGGGAGGTCTTCATACCCCCTAATTTGGAGGTTCCCAAACCTCGTGTGTTGCCAGAATTCAAACGACTGGCACATGGACTGAGATCTGACAATATTAGTATCTTAGATGCCAAGACTTTTTACATACCCAATTTACACTACGACGGAGCAGGACCAGACGCCTATTTCTGGGTTGGAAATGGGTCAGAACCCACACCCTACGGTATTAAG GTTCCAAATGAAATGGGCTCTCTCGATGTGCTCAGAGGGTATCAGGGTGAAGATATCGAAATTCAGCTACCAGGATCTTTAACAGTGTACGACGTGGATTGGCTAGCAGTTTGGTGTGTGAGATACAGGCACAACTTTGGTCATGTGATGATACCCAAGGATCTGGACGTGCCACCAGCTTTGGGACAGACCAAAATTTCG CCGCCTTGGTGGTATAATCCT ACGAGCACTAGCCCCAAACCTACGGGGGCAAGGAATTGTAGAGAGTTCTTGGACAAAAGGTTGCAAGTGAACTGGGAAATCATCggagatttcattgaaataacaCTATCAGCTAAGATCAGGGAAGATCAGTATGTAGCTTTCGGACTATCAGGAGCAGAAGGAAGGGCTCAAATG ATCGGTGGTGACGTAACAGTGGCGTTCTACGATACCGACAGCAGGACATTCAAAGCCATCGACTACTACATGACCCACACGGCTCAGTGCGACGGTAAATCTGGAGTTTGTCCTGATGAGAGAATAGGGGGTCGAAACGATGTCACCCTGATTTCTGGAAGGAGGGATAATGGTGTTACGACCATCAAATATAGGAGGTTGTTGCAGACTAATGAAGCTGTGAATGACAA GCCAATACCTTCAAGTGGTGAGGTGAGCGTTATAGCAGCTTTTGGTCCCCTGAATTCAAGAAAAGAGGCCAACGCCCATTCCATGACTGATAAAACGAAGGATGACTACAGAATAGATTTCAGCACAATGGACGACAATGACTGTTCTGTGACTTTGGTGGACCTAGTTGATACTTCAGGGCCAAAACCTTGGCCTCCTGCGATGATTATTG GTGAAAATACTCTTTACGCAAAGATTGGACCTACCGGAGGTAGAAGGGGCTACACAGCCATCACCCATTTTCCCTCTTGGGGCATCGCTTGGTACATCAACGATCTTCTAATACCCGAAATCACGGTCGAAAGGGGTCAGACGTACACTTTTATCGTCGAAGGGGGTAACGACAAAACCAACCCTTCGAAATATCATCCCTTCTACATAAGCGACTCGCCTGAGGGTGGTTTTGGACAAAAGAGCCCCGAGGATCAAGTGAAACAGAAG attTTTGCTGGCGTGGGCTATGACGCCAACGGCATTCCCTTCCCGACAGCAGCAGGTAGATATTGCGAATATGTCcacaaatccatcgatatgtcCACGGAAAGTGAATCATTCGAAGATTATTTCAAAACTCTAAATCTAGAATGCGAAGAGGGAGAACCTGCCTTTTTCAATTGGACCGTACCAACTGACGCACCAAACGAACTctattaccag TGCTATACCCACAACAACCTAGGGtggaaaataaaagttgtagaccCGGGTTACAATTCACAACATAATGCCAAAGACAAAGCTACCAGCCTTCACCGCAACAATATCTACATTACAGGTGTAGTCATGGGTTTTTTGACAATAATAACTAATATTAAAACTAGATGTTATATTTTTTAA